A DNA window from Comamonas fluminis contains the following coding sequences:
- a CDS encoding ArsR family transcriptional regulator, whose product MTKLKTQIGTEADFFRRGRLIAKAADAGQPIPETHLLTFAEPADLMEVFTPKRVELFKAIKAQSDSITNLAERVKRDRASVSRDLTVLEKAGMVIVRKRPHPGHGLVKEAKAIAKKITLSVVI is encoded by the coding sequence ATGACCAAATTAAAAACTCAAATTGGTACCGAGGCTGACTTCTTTAGACGAGGTCGCCTCATTGCCAAAGCCGCAGATGCTGGACAGCCAATCCCTGAAACTCATTTGCTTACTTTTGCCGAACCCGCTGACTTGATGGAGGTCTTCACGCCCAAGCGAGTTGAGCTATTTAAAGCAATCAAAGCTCAATCGGACTCCATCACCAATCTCGCAGAGCGTGTAAAAAGAGATCGGGCGTCTGTAAGTAGAGACCTAACCGTCTTAGAAAAAGCCGGAATGGTTATTGTGAGAAAGCGCCCGCATCCTGGACACGGGCTAGTTAAAGAAGCCAAGGCAATAGCTAAAAAAATTACGCTCAGCGTCGTCATCTAA
- a CDS encoding toxin-antitoxin system TumE family protein, whose product MAAKTDTKQVDDKFEISAKKGNGQLRREVWVDSAGKVTRYNLAYINHSIYPGDNGRVIGYDNAHGYHHKHYFGDVTPEPFVSFEDTEEKFEADWIVFKDTQ is encoded by the coding sequence ATGGCTGCTAAAACCGACACGAAGCAAGTAGACGATAAGTTCGAGATATCAGCAAAGAAGGGAAATGGACAATTACGACGCGAAGTTTGGGTAGACAGCGCTGGAAAGGTGACGCGTTACAACCTTGCATACATCAATCACAGCATTTATCCGGGCGATAACGGTCGAGTCATCGGTTACGACAACGCCCATGGTTATCACCATAAGCACTACTTCGGAGATGTAACGCCAGAGCCATTTGTTAGCTTTGAGGACACAGAAGAGAAATTCGAAGCTGATTGGATTGTTTTTAAGGACACACAATGA
- a CDS encoding terminase — protein sequence MAATVHTTPLNQIPANAEELERCLADPEWRIFSGCLYKIMIKGDGEDDGDAYSVPFKPNRAQKRFLKRLWHRNIILKARQLGFTTLIAILWLDHALFNADQRCGIIAQDREAAEVIFRDKVRYAYNNLPEEIRERFPLKRDSATELLFEHNNSSIRVATSMRSGTIHRLHISEFGKICAKYPEKAKEVMTGSIPAVPTNGILVIESTAEGANGEFYDLSKRAETLHYAFTKLTARDYRFHFYAWWQEPNYRMDSSLVEVTPQQHEYFERIEQDAGTVIDRDQRAWYVATQTADFAGREERMWQEYPSTPTEAFQQSTEGHYLTKVLQVITKRGGICKVPVLDLPVYTFWDIGASDGCAIWFAQSLRGEDRFINYYEAHDEDLRHYVTHLQGLGYVFGKHFLPHDAEHKRLGDYNRSTREQLQQLMPGQTFVIVPRITELQTGINTLRKHMKAAWYDKDTCAFGIERLRGYKKKYSTALAKFIDEPDKANGCSEGADAHRQWAQAKEIGLYAPSEDGYGAGQSTYVEADAPDWR from the coding sequence ATGGCTGCCACCGTCCACACCACCCCGCTGAACCAGATCCCGGCCAATGCAGAGGAGCTGGAGCGCTGCCTGGCTGACCCGGAGTGGCGCATCTTCTCTGGGTGCCTCTACAAGATCATGATCAAGGGCGATGGTGAGGATGATGGGGATGCCTACTCGGTCCCCTTCAAGCCCAATCGCGCCCAAAAGCGGTTTCTCAAGCGGCTGTGGCACCGCAACATCATTCTGAAGGCGCGCCAGCTGGGCTTTACCACGCTGATCGCCATCCTGTGGCTGGACCACGCGCTGTTCAATGCGGATCAGCGCTGCGGCATCATTGCCCAGGACCGCGAAGCCGCTGAGGTCATCTTTCGCGACAAGGTGCGCTATGCGTACAACAACTTGCCCGAAGAAATCCGTGAGCGCTTCCCTCTGAAGCGCGACAGCGCGACCGAGCTGCTGTTTGAGCACAACAATAGCTCTATCCGCGTGGCAACGTCCATGCGCTCGGGCACGATCCACCGCCTGCATATCTCGGAGTTCGGCAAGATCTGCGCGAAGTACCCCGAGAAGGCGAAGGAGGTGATGACGGGCTCCATCCCTGCAGTGCCTACCAATGGCATTTTGGTGATTGAGTCCACGGCTGAAGGGGCCAACGGGGAGTTTTACGACCTGTCCAAGCGCGCCGAAACCCTGCATTACGCCTTTACCAAGCTGACGGCGCGCGACTATCGGTTTCACTTCTATGCGTGGTGGCAGGAGCCGAACTACCGCATGGATAGCTCGCTGGTGGAGGTCACGCCCCAGCAGCATGAGTATTTTGAGCGCATCGAGCAGGATGCAGGCACGGTCATCGACCGGGACCAGCGCGCCTGGTATGTGGCCACCCAGACCGCTGACTTCGCAGGGCGCGAAGAACGGATGTGGCAGGAGTACCCCAGCACGCCCACCGAGGCCTTCCAGCAGTCCACCGAAGGGCACTATCTCACCAAGGTGCTGCAGGTCATCACCAAGCGCGGCGGCATCTGCAAGGTGCCGGTGCTGGATCTGCCGGTCTATACCTTCTGGGACATTGGCGCGAGCGATGGCTGCGCGATCTGGTTTGCCCAGTCCCTGCGCGGCGAAGACCGCTTCATCAACTACTACGAGGCCCACGACGAGGATCTGCGCCATTACGTGACCCACCTGCAGGGCTTGGGCTATGTCTTTGGCAAGCACTTCCTGCCCCATGACGCAGAACACAAGCGCCTGGGCGACTACAACCGCAGCACACGCGAGCAGCTGCAGCAGCTCATGCCAGGGCAGACATTTGTCATCGTGCCGCGCATTACCGAGCTGCAGACGGGCATCAACACCTTGCGCAAGCATATGAAAGCGGCCTGGTACGACAAGGACACCTGCGCCTTTGGTATCGAACGCCTGCGCGGCTACAAGAAGAAATACAGCACGGCGCTGGCCAAGTTCATTGATGAGCCCGACAAGGCCAACGGCTGCTCCGAAGGTGCCGACGCGCACCGACAGTGGGCACAGGCCAAGGAAATCGGGCTGTATGCCCCCAGCGAGGACGGATACGGAGCCGGCCAATCCACCTATGTAGAAGCCGATGCGCCCGACTGGCGCTAG